CATCAACCTTGAAATTCGACGCTCCGAGATATTGCCAAGTTCAGCGAGCAGCACTTTCATGTAATCCACTCTTAGTCCCACCGGATCACCATGAAAGTTTCCGCCGGATAATACCTGATTATCGTGGGCAAAGACCAGCGGATTATCCGTAACCGAGTTAATTTCAACTTCGAGGCCGGCGCGCACATGCTGCAAACCATCGCGTACGGCTCCCGCAATCTGTGGTGCGCAGCGCAAGGAATAGGCATCCTGAATTCGAGCAGGATCGCTATCAACACTTGTACTTCCGGCAAGAAGGCGGAGAACATTCTGCGCGACTCTCTGGTGTCCGGCATACTTTCGCAGACCGGCAATTCGCGAATCGAACGCTGTGCGAACACCGCACACTGAATCAAGATGCATTGCCAAGGCGATGTCATGCAGCAAGGTCAATCGCTCCGCATCCAGTAACGTCAACGCTGAAACTGCGGACATAAACTGCACGCCGTTGTTCAGCGCCAAGCCCTCTTTTGCTTCGAGTATCAGGCGTGGAATACCTGCTTTGCGCATCGCAGCCGCTCCTGAAAGTTTCTCACCATTGAACCAAGCGGCGCCACTTGACTCATCACCATCAGAGTTCGGGTCTCGTGACAAGACTGCCGCAAGATGCGATAAGGGAGCCAAATCGCCTGAGGCGCCGAGGGAGCCCTGAGATGGGACTACAGGAACAACATTGCGATTCAGCATCTCCAGCAGTGTTTCAATTACAATCGGCCTGACACCGCTTCGCCCTTGAGCGAGTGCATTCGCCCTCAAAAGAGTAGCGGCACGGACTACTCTTTCGCCGAAAGGTTCTCCTGTGCCGCTGCAATGGGAAATGATAAGATTTCGTGAAACCCGGCGAGCATCGCTAACAGAAAACTGCTCGCTTTTCAGGCTACCGAATCCGGTGTTTATTCCGTAAACTTTTGGCGCGTTTGCGCCTGCCTGTTCCAGCCGCGCTATCCAAGCGCGGGAGGCTTCAATCTGCGGAACAGCAGTCGAAGCCAGTTTTACATGAGCACCATTGCTGACCTGCTCGACGAGTTCCAGAGTCAGCGAATGGCCGTCAACCGATATTACCACGAGATTACCGCGTCACCCTCTTCTTTGAGACCATGAGCGGTTGCCAGCCTTGCGCAGTTTTTACAACGTTTGAAGTCGCCGCCAATCCCGCAGGCTCAACGGCGGGCAGATTCTCAACCTGCGGATGCGTAATGACGCCGACGAGCGGAATCTTACGCGGATTAGCACCGCCTGTTTGCGGAACCTTCTCATTCAACTGAGCTTGACGACGCTGTCGGGCGGTGGCACGTTCCCGCGCACCAACCGGATCGATACCGTGCGTCTGACGAAGCTTGTCAAGTTTGGCGCTGATTGCTTTCCTGGTCACGCCAAAACGGTCGGCGAGTTCCGCCATCGGAACTTTTCCATAATTTTCCAGCAAGTACTTCTCTTCAGAAGGGGTCCACTTCTTAGCCATTTCAGTCCGTTTCCTATATTGAGTTAGTTTTTTGGCAATAGCGATCAACGCATCAGCAACATGCGTCGGGTTTGAACAAATTCAGGCGCCGTCAATCTGTAGAAGTAAATTCCGCTGGGGACAGATATGCCGGCATTACTCTTTCCGTTCCAGTGCACAACATGACGACCGGCCTGTCTGACTCCTGTAGCAAGTGTCGCCACATTTCGACCGAGGATGTCAAAAACTTCCAGTCGAATGTTTGCGGGCGAAACAAGAGAGTACTCAATACTCGTTTCAGGATTGAACGGATTCGGATAGTTCTGGTAGAGCGCGGAACTCGAGGGCAACGTTGGCGACGGGGGCGCATCCAGAATGACAGGTGGAGCTGTAGTCAGGCGGATCGCACGGCCATTCTCAAACGGTGCAGACGTCACCGGAGCAGAGCCATTGAAGTAATACGTCGCTCCATTCAGTTCGTCCATAGTTTCATACCCCACGGTCGCGCCCTCTGCCGCGGTTTCATGAGGAAACAGATCCTGATACAGCATGAGCCACTCCGCATCGCCAGTTGGCGTGGGATAGGTCGCAGGATTCAAGAGTTGCAGCTGGAACGTGCTGGGTCGATTGCTGTTGCCCCAGGTTGACACTTCGTGCCACTCTACTATGAATCTGTCGCTCACTGAATCATAATGATAAGAAACATCTCCGAAATCGCCAAAGTACCACCACAGATCATTCCACATGACCGCAATCATGCCCGAGACAAAATCCGTTTCATAGGGCAGAGCATGGTTGT
This sequence is a window from bacterium. Protein-coding genes within it:
- the hutH gene encoding histidine ammonia-lyase, translating into MVISVDGHSLTLELVEQVSNGAHVKLASTAVPQIEASRAWIARLEQAGANAPKVYGINTGFGSLKSEQFSVSDARRVSRNLIISHCSGTGEPFGERVVRAATLLRANALAQGRSGVRPIVIETLLEMLNRNVVPVVPSQGSLGASGDLAPLSHLAAVLSRDPNSDGDESSGAAWFNGEKLSGAAAMRKAGIPRLILEAKEGLALNNGVQFMSAVSALTLLDAERLTLLHDIALAMHLDSVCGVRTAFDSRIAGLRKYAGHQRVAQNVLRLLAGSTSVDSDPARIQDAYSLRCAPQIAGAVRDGLQHVRAGLEVEINSVTDNPLVFAHDNQVLSGGNFHGDPVGLRVDYMKVLLAELGNISERRISRLMDRHLNFGLPPYLAAKPGIESGLMMASYTAAALASENKVLAHPASVDSIPTSENQEDIVSMGTHGARQAAEILNNVQKIVAIELLCGAQALDVRRKQSPNLKFGVGSEAAWAKIRKHIRPLERDRYLADDIAESLELVRSGDLLREVQSAVEVL
- a CDS encoding HTH domain-containing protein, giving the protein MAKKWTPSEEKYLLENYGKVPMAELADRFGVTRKAISAKLDKLRQTHGIDPVGARERATARQRRQAQLNEKVPQTGGANPRKIPLVGVITHPQVENLPAVEPAGLAATSNVVKTAQGWQPLMVSKKRVTR